In the Granulosicoccus antarcticus IMCC3135 genome, CTGGAGATCATTGAACTCTACGGGCTGCGCTTCAAAATCGAGCATAGCTTCAAGCAAGCCAAGGGCGTGATCGGCACGTACAGCTATCACCTGTGGATGCAGGACATGCAACCACTTCGTCGTCACCAGGGTGATCAGTATCTACACAAAAAACCGAAGGTCTATCGAGATCATGTGCATCGCAAAATCAAGGCCTATCACGTGCAAGTGCAAGCCGGTATTGTGGCTCAGGGCTTGATGCAGTATCTGTCAGTCACCGAGGAGCAGCGTGTGTGGCAGGGCTTCGGCTCGTGGCTGCGCACAATACGGGCACATGTCGCGCCCTCCGAACGGGTAGTTGGAATGGCACTGCGAAATGCGTTGCCTGAATTTCTGCTAGGCAGTGGTGAAAAGCATGCCTTGGCGAAATTCATCACCGAACGTCAAGATACTGATTTGATGCCAGAATTTCGTCTGGCTGCATAGGGCATACATTCCACTCTTGAGGAGGGACAGTAAGCGTTTCTATGGCGTTAAACCGGCAACCTTTGATTTTCTAGGTTTCACACACTATTACACTGCCGCAAGAGCGAATGGTCGATTTACTGTGGGACGGAAAACGATCAAAGGACAAATGGTGGTGTCGCTGAAAATAATTAAACGCGAATTGCGCCGTCGTATGCATCGACCTATCTCCGAAACTGGACGCTGGCTAAGTCGGGTATTGACAGGACATATGAATTACTTTTCTGTGCCTGGCAACTAACAAGAGTCTGGCCTACTTCTTTATCAGAGTCGAACGGCTCTGGCTGCGCTCTCTCAGGCGCAGAAGCCAACGTAACATAATGACGTGAGCGCGCTTTCATCGAATCAAGACGATCTTCTTTCCACTAATTAAAGTGCAACATCCTTACCCCAAGGCTCGCTTTGACGCCAAAAATCAAGGCAGGAGCCCGGTGCGTTAGTAGCGCACGCCGGGATCTGTGCGAGGGGTGCCGAGCAACCGGAATTCCTATCGCGACCGTCTTGATCACCATGAATCAGAATCGGTGATCGACAAGCCCCAGAATATGCACTTTCGCAGCAGGCAGACTATCTGATTAACAGACACTTATCATGACCGCCAATGGAAAGTGAAAGAGGTGCGAACAGCTGAATAGTTACCCCGAATATAGGTAAATTCGAATCTTAGTGAATATTCATGTAGTAATTTATGAATAAACGTGTAAGTGCTTGTTATTACGAATTGCAATTGCCAAAAATTTGCCGCTTTAGTCTTGAGCTCCATGTTTTTGTGATGAAGGTTTCAATTTCATCGATAAAACATGTTAAGTCGCTACCAAGCTTGACCGATATAGATACATAGGCGATCCAAGCCACTCATTATTTGGTCGTCAATATATTGTCGCAAATTGCGCATGAGGCGAACCAAATGAAAGCATTTATCGCAGGGCTGGTGTTACTTGCAGGTGTATTAAAAGCGGTAGGTACGCAGGCCGATCCTACGCAAAATATTATCGTTCAGATTTCATATTGGATTGATGCCTTGGCATTCTTACTAATATACTTAATAGTAGTTACTCAAAAGGACAATAAGTAGAGAGCCCTAATTGTTGGACAGCAACCAGAGCACCTTTCGTTAATATGCTGTCTTCCTAATTGCAGATTGAATGTAAAACGAATTGAGTTTGTTTTCCCCAGTGACTGGTGCCGGCGCTTGGTATTATAAAATTCGAAGTATCGACCTAATAACTGATTCGCATCGCCAACCGTGTCATAAGCTTGCAGGTAAACATATTTGTAATTCACACTGCGTCACAGCCGTTCGACGAACACATTTACGAGAAAACCTGCTCAGAGAGTTTCTTCCACACATTGAAGGTGGAAGCCGTTCACGGTGAACTATTTTCAACACGTAAAATGATGAGAGTAGTCGCGTTCGATTACATAAAAACTGACAGTAATAGAGTCATTCATCACGCATAATTCGGAAATACAAGTTCGGTTAAGTATGGGTTGGCACATGTGGCTTGATTGATTGTCCACTAGGGAAGTTCAGACGTTTCAATCATGATTACGACAAGCGGGTACCCCTGAGTTCGTCCTGGGCGCTATCCCAGTCAGAACTCAGCATGTTCAGCTTACTGTTTTGTATCTGAGTCTTCAAGATCGCCTATTGATCGCGCCAGTAAATTCGATGGTTCCAACGAACGCCCGTCTGAGCTGACTGCTGTTGAAACCATGGCTGCTATGCTATTGAATATGCAACCTTGCGAACAAGGTAGTAATCTCCCACCACGGATTTCAAACACTTTCCAATAGTCGTCATCAGCTGAGAGTTCGTTAGAGGGTGGTGTGAAAACTCTGGGCGATTGACCGCCAATCGACACTCTAACTTGGGCATTCGACGTGCTGGTGATCGAGCCCGAGCCTGTATAGTGTCTAACTGCATAGACGTAACGGTCATCGGCGCCTGTTTCGAGGGTTTGCACTGTGATTGTCTCAGGACCAAAGCTGGATCGGTCATCTACATCCAACGACGCATTGCTGGCATTAGGGTCACTGTAATAGACGTGGTATTCAGTGTTATCACCCGTCAACTTAATTAAATGCGAGTCTAGATCACGTGGATTTTGACCCCAGCTTAACACTGTGCTCATACCACCTACTGCGACAAATCCGGCTGGGTCCGTGGCAAGAGAACATTGCGTTTGCTCACTGAAATGCTCGCAGATAAAACCTGAAACATCGGAGTATCCTTCAACAGTGGCTTCGACGTTGTAAGTGTCATACGGCAGAGTCAGCTCAACTAGAAATACATCATTTGATTCACCACTGGCGACCTGAACGCCCCCCGAATTAAACACTGTGTATGAAAACTGACTCAGCGGTAAGCCATTAGAAGAGTCTGATAAATCCAATGAAAGACTGCCATCTACTCGATCTGGCGCTTGCAGCCGAATAACACCAACATTTCCTTGGCTCTCATCGGACGTGGCGACTGTGTCAAAAGAACGCATTTCCGCTCGTAGCCCTGGAGCTGGAGATGAATTTGTCGATCGAGTTGGATCTGCAAAAATCGTGATGCGAGAATTGGGAAAGAAAGGTAGCGACTCGGAGAAGCCGCCACTCTCATTAGTTTGAGTTGATAAGCCCTGACCGTTGGGATAGCTTATAGACACGAACACGTTAGCTGCGGGGAAGCCACCGACTTCAACACGCCCGGCGACTACAATAGTTTCGCCTTGTTCAGGCTCGATTATTTGCTCGCCTGTATTATTCAGTAAGTCGGTAATGTAGTGCCAAGCTGCGTGTGTACAATTTTCAGGTTCGTCAGCTTTACATAGCTCAAAACCGACTTCTGTAAGATTCAAGCCACCAGAGTTTTTCGAACTGTGCGTGTATCCGAACTGATAGTCCTCATCACTAGTTATCCAGAAATCATGTTGAAACTGAGAATTGAATTGTCCAGCCTCAAAACTATTTGCCTCAGAACTATTTGATGTGACCTCCGTGTGTCCTAGGTAATATTCGAAAACTGGCTTTCCTTCAATATTGCTTT is a window encoding:
- a CDS encoding transposase, encoding MAFYANQKIIKGLVGDGNHLVTRIKNNAVGYKMPEPCQRRKRGRPPKYGERVPLASIRHKPGPFHKAPSPVYGDHAVVIKYRVRDLLWKPAGGLVRFVIVEYPKRGHCLLMSTDLSLSALEIIELYGLRFKIEHSFKQAKGVIGTYSYHLWMQDMQPLRRHQGDQYLHKKPKVYRDHVHRKIKAYHVQVQAGIVAQGLMQYLSVTEEQRVWQGFGSWLRTIRAHVAPSERVVGMALRNALPEFLLGSGEKHALAKFITERQDTDLMPEFRLAA
- a CDS encoding IS3 family transposase → MQVNIFVIHTASQPFDEHIYEKTCSESFFHTLKVEAVHGELFSTRKMMRVVAFDYIKTDSNRVIHHA